The following are encoded in a window of Pieris napi chromosome 23, ilPieNapi1.2, whole genome shotgun sequence genomic DNA:
- the LOC125061451 gene encoding zinc finger protein 91-like isoform X1 — translation MADVKMNISFRKGVCNGCLSLDRVTSSIEKQDLFIMLLSKETQYMEPKYLSIQLCWECKSMLRKISLFQQKICEAQYILQNSISLDHNTFISTTISLSTLSTIYNPEFDYIISHDEAEKETLNLPEPLVVDTIKEEIEVFPDTLNDNDYDNDFDSNDYMNNCDVNDVKNESNIDNRKDVQSKEKQKQCGKFERRAIVTPFDIDLKSPQKYYDEVNVSNNEILKILDKERSSTKSVTKYRIKCECKNRFKKLLDMKRHMDIDHLKPNPPYNCSECSQMCESITELHSHWQTHNLLYKCMFCSQYLQNITEIKCHLMNHTKLYTCKKCAIQSHSSQLFREHYTKYHTKFICDYCEKVFHCKRLLEKHIVKTHFPSICQVCNRMFSKYHSLEVHYRNFHPELIYKTVKRELSYCVECDRQFPSQYVYKRHLKTAAAHVQKKSIKIPCPECGKVFSRKAYMKNHYKLVHVRSSSHYCEICSKHFISGFSLRTHRKFVHEKTAKPKDKICDVCGRGFHTNRTLINHTRTHTGERPYKCSYCPAAFAQSYARKTHERSQHKHLSDAIIIYS, via the exons ATGGCAGATGTTAAGATGAACATAAGTTTTCGTAAAGGTGTCTGCAATGGATGTTTAAGCCTTGATCGAGTTACAAGTTCTATTGAAAAACAGGAtctttttataatgttattatctAAGGAAACACAGTATATG GAACCTAAGTACTTAAGTATCCAGCTTTGTTGGGAATGTAAATCAATGTTGCGAAAAATAAGTCTATTTCAGCAAAAAATTTGTGAAGcacaatatatattacaaaattccATTAGTTTGGATCATAATACATTT aTTTCAACAACAATCTCACTGTCTACATTAAGCACAATATACAACCCAGAATTTGATTATATAATAAGTCATGATGAAGCTGAAAAGGAGACATTAAATTTACCAGAACCTCTAGTTGTTGATACAATaaaagaagaaatagaagtTTTTCCAGACACCCTTAATGATAATGACTATGACAATGATTTTGATAGTAATGATTACATGAATAATTGTGATGTGAATGATGTAAAGAATGAAAGTAACATTGataacagaaaagatgttcaAAGTAAAGagaaacaaaaacaatgtGGCAAGTTTGAGAGGAGAGCGATTGTTACACCATTtgatatagatttaaaaagtCCACAGAAATATTATGATGAAGTTAATGTAAGtaacaatgaaattttgaaaatattggaTAAAGAGAGGAGCTCTACAAAAAGTGTAACAAAATACAGAATAAAATGTGAGTGTAagaatagatttaaaaaattattagatatGAAACGGCATATGGATATTGATCACTTAAag cCGAATCCACCATATAACTGTTCTGAATGCTCTCAAATGTGTGAATCTATTACTGAACTACACAGCCACTGGCAGACACACAATCTTTTATACAAATGTATGTTTTGttcacaatatttacaaaacatcaCAGAAATAAAATGCCATTTAATGAATCACACCAAGTTGTATACATGTAAAAAGTGTGCGATACAAAGTCA ttcATCACAACTTTTTAGAGAGCATTATACAAAGTATCATACAAAATTCATATGcgattattgtgaaaaagtaTTTCATTGTAAAAGACTTCTTGAAAAACATATTGT aaaaacTCACTTCCCTTCAATATGTCAGGTCTGCAACCGAATGTTTAGCAAATACCATTCGTTAGAGGTGCATTACCGAAACTTCCATCCagaattaatatacaaaacgGTCAAGCGCGAGTTGTCATACTGCGTGGAGTGCGACAGACAATTTCCAAgtcaatatgtatataaacgaCACTTGAAGACTGCAGCCGCGCATGTTCAGAAGAAATCTATTAA AATCCCATGTCCGGAATGTGGAAAGGTATTCTCCCGTAAGGCGTATATGAAGAACCATTACAAGTTGGTTCATGTTAGATCATCATCGCATTACTGCGAGATTTGTAGTAAG cATTTCATTAGCGGATTTTCACTTCGCACTCACAGGAAGTTTGTACACGAAAAAACTGCGAAGCCGAAAgataaaatttgtgatgtttGTGGACGCGGGTTTcat ACAAACCGCACACTAATAAATCACACAAGGACGCACACAGGTGAGCGACCATACAAGTGTTCGTACTGTCCTGCGGCGTTTGCACAGTCGTACGCTAGAAAGACGCACGAACGGTCGCAACACAAACATCTCTCAGACGCGATTATCATTTAcagttga
- the LOC125061451 gene encoding PR domain zinc finger protein 5-like isoform X2, whose amino-acid sequence MCESITELHSHWQTHNLLYKCMFCSQYLQNITEIKCHLMNHTKLYTCKKCAIQSHSSQLFREHYTKYHTKFICDYCEKVFHCKRLLEKHIVKTHFPSICQVCNRMFSKYHSLEVHYRNFHPELIYKTVKRELSYCVECDRQFPSQYVYKRHLKTAAAHVQKKSIKIPCPECGKVFSRKAYMKNHYKLVHVRSSSHYCEICSKHFISGFSLRTHRKFVHEKTAKPKDKICDVCGRGFHTNRTLINHTRTHTGERPYKCSYCPAAFAQSYARKTHERSQHKHLSDAIIIYS is encoded by the exons ATGTGTGAATCTATTACTGAACTACACAGCCACTGGCAGACACACAATCTTTTATACAAATGTATGTTTTGttcacaatatttacaaaacatcaCAGAAATAAAATGCCATTTAATGAATCACACCAAGTTGTATACATGTAAAAAGTGTGCGATACAAAGTCA ttcATCACAACTTTTTAGAGAGCATTATACAAAGTATCATACAAAATTCATATGcgattattgtgaaaaagtaTTTCATTGTAAAAGACTTCTTGAAAAACATATTGT aaaaacTCACTTCCCTTCAATATGTCAGGTCTGCAACCGAATGTTTAGCAAATACCATTCGTTAGAGGTGCATTACCGAAACTTCCATCCagaattaatatacaaaacgGTCAAGCGCGAGTTGTCATACTGCGTGGAGTGCGACAGACAATTTCCAAgtcaatatgtatataaacgaCACTTGAAGACTGCAGCCGCGCATGTTCAGAAGAAATCTATTAA AATCCCATGTCCGGAATGTGGAAAGGTATTCTCCCGTAAGGCGTATATGAAGAACCATTACAAGTTGGTTCATGTTAGATCATCATCGCATTACTGCGAGATTTGTAGTAAG cATTTCATTAGCGGATTTTCACTTCGCACTCACAGGAAGTTTGTACACGAAAAAACTGCGAAGCCGAAAgataaaatttgtgatgtttGTGGACGCGGGTTTcat ACAAACCGCACACTAATAAATCACACAAGGACGCACACAGGTGAGCGACCATACAAGTGTTCGTACTGTCCTGCGGCGTTTGCACAGTCGTACGCTAGAAAGACGCACGAACGGTCGCAACACAAACATCTCTCAGACGCGATTATCATTTAcagttga
- the LOC125061467 gene encoding uncharacterized protein LOC125061467: MEAHLHDVPVLSTLQPMHIHQQQQNINQINIQHQQQVEPLPPPPEHKPKVDKKKKEAIDGQAREIIFKVIKFFESEKQNRGYAFPVENVVKRACAATGLSESTIKRIKREGLRAEATQTKMTGPKKKRMRKTKVQLDYYKLCALRGIVNSYASRKEVPTLGKILAAAKHELDYRGGKESLRLILLNKLGIKFKKCEKKKSVKQEEVPPQYQPPPPVMTHIQMEPMKPENHCIYTNMMPHVPPVSY; this comes from the coding sequence atggaAGCCCATTTACACGACGTGCCTGTCCTAAGTACTTTGCAACCGATGCACATTCatcaacaacaacaaaatataaatcaaataaatattcagcATCAGCAGCAAGTAGAACCACTTCCGCCGCCTCCAGAGCACAAGCCAAAAgtagataaaaagaaaaaagaggCTATAGATGGACAAGCACGCGAAATCATATTCAAAGTAATCAAATTCTTCGAAAGCGAAAAGCAAAATAGAGGATATGCATTTCCAGTGGAAAATGTAGTAAAACGCGCCTGTGCAGCAACTGGGCTCTCAGAAAGTACaataaaacgaataaaaaGGGAAGGACTGCGCGCTGAGGCGACCCAAACTAAAATGACAGGACCTAAGAAGAAACGAATGCGAAAAACCAAAGTTCAGTTAGATTACTATAAACTGTGTGCTCTGCGTGGCATAGTAAATAGTTacgcttcaagaaaagaagtACCAACGTTAGGTAAGATTCTAGCTGCTGCTAAACACGAGCTAGATTATAGAGGTGGTAAGGAATCGCTAAgattaatattacttaataaattaggtattaaatttaaaaaatgtgaaaaGAAAAAGAGTGTTAAACAAGAAGAGGTTCCTCCACAGTACCAGCCTCCACCCCCAGTAATGACACATATCCAAATGGAGCCAATGAAGCCAGAAAACCAttgtatttatacaaatatgatGCCTCATGTTCCACCTGTGTCTTATTAA
- the LOC125061448 gene encoding uncharacterized protein LOC125061448 — MSFSEASRTIPSRVNSRSSSRTLTINSSTDTAHSAEDMDTDGIPILYEAIDTKPNQILIYPWFKNELSVKIRSHPKQKILEVHLPLDNSELIKKFLKEYIRPKIKYFIYYENKTHRQLFTQVLISLFRKETVKLYECTERVINVTDEKEQEEIVMKYHVGKTCHRGIKETISHLKRVYFWTNLEETVTSLINSCDTCKRMKYDRRPFKPQLQLTQTQSRPFQELFIDLFSIEGKYYLTILDAFSKLAQAFEIPDRSTPEVVRALIKYFSFYGVPTKISSDPGSEFNNKLMKDLMTLYKIDIHIGTPNNPNSMGLIERFHSTILEIYRLAKYEHKFTDATSVMTYAIMAYNQTIHSVTGLTPFEVVFGHTENNNQFNLNFDKEYTQQLVRDHAKRTHYLYKYLTDKIGTRKEKVQQSRVGETNFDLNEGDNVFIKGINRRRSKDKPRFVLLVTQAVTIRALQLQKVEKNPGVLPLREGTAMITYDKWIVIKTLDIKLIKEELEFNMHRYIELNRIVELQLNTSSPSLIYFNDVKLQVNYMLNITLNKYSEIVPINRQKRGLINPLGSLVKMITGNLDYDDAIKYDNLIKNVKSREHSLEKKTTVISEMIRLVANSTINITNNLEQLSDAINKINKNIKDISIISHVNQITHIYNSFLHNFQIIYTKLTEIENILAFSRMGVLHQSIINTNELINVLRIIEKTDKLIFKVIPENIVRIEQSMTLKSYFKNNVITLVLEIPLVKKETYFYYKIVPLPITQPETNLTLIILPKYPYLIAKGLKAKSLSTPCKNIEEEIYLCDELQTMVPVEDTCILDLMKYSHNVSCKQIPIEFEEIKVELLQINRWIIYSKSPVDLVRTCDNEILHYTLINTYLLTIEDKCQYNIANHNLRIHSSNGEKLISQKLPLVNLPENLKISIQSNINPVKLNGVDLTNLKVLSYALQNSENQSDSVVKTNSVSLGTIILYVILILSLISFLAYKKIKTCIIFQGRNHPPKNCSSDDFELKEGKVTMSHRYPNSTVSVNAINA, encoded by the exons ATGTCTTTTTCTGAAGCATCTAGGACTATTCCATCTCGAGTTAATTCCAGGTCATCATCACGtacattaacaataaactcTAGTACAGATACAGCACATTCTGCTGAAGATATGGATACTGATGGCATTCCCATACTTTACGAAGCTATAGATACAAAACCaaaccaaatattaatatacccaTGGTTTAAAAATGAACTTTCAGTTAAAATTCGATCACATCCCAAGCAAAAGATTTTAGAGGTTCACTTACCCCTAGATAATTccgagttaataaaaaaatttcttaaagaatatattagacccaaaattaaatactttatctattacgaaaataaaacacacCGACAATTATTCACACaagtattaatttcattatttagaaAAGAAACCGTAAAGCTTTATGAATGCACTGAAAGAGTAATTAATGTCACTGACGAAAAAGAACAAGAGGAAATAGTAATGAAGTATCACGTAGGCAAAACCTGTCACCGAGGtattaaagaaacaatttcTCATTTAAAACGAGTTTATTTTTGGACAAATTTAGAAGAAACCGTAAccagtttaataaattcatgcGACACTTGTAAACGTATGAAATACGATCGTAGACCATTTAAACCTCAATTACAACTTACACAAACTCAATCAAGACCTTttcaagaattatttatagatttattctccatagaaggaaaatattacttaaccaTATTAGACGCATTTAGTAAGTTAGCACAAGCTTTTGAAATCCCAGATAGATCAACACCTGAAGTAGTCAGGGcacttataaagtatttttcattCTACGGCGTACCTACTAAAATCAGTTCAGACCCTGGTTctgaattcaataataaactcATGAAAGACTTAATGACATTGTATAAAATAGACATTCACATAGGCACCCCTAACAATCCAAACTCAATGGGATTAATAGAACGATTCCATTCcacaattttagaaatatatagacTTGCGAAATATGAACATAAATTCACAGATGCTACATCAGTGATGACTTATGCTATAATGGCTTACAATCAAACAATCCATTCAGTAACAGGTCTCACTCCGTTTGAAGTAGTATTTGGTCACACGGAAAATAAcaatcaattcaatttaaacttTGATAAAGAATATACTCAACAACTAGTTAGGGATCATGCAAAAAGAACTCACTacttatacaaatacttaacCGATAAAATAGGAACTAGGAAAGAAAAAGTTCAACAAAGTAGAGTAGGAGAaactaattttgatttaaatgaaggtgataatgtttttattaaaggcaTAAATCGACGTAGAAGCAAGGATAAGCCCAG GTTCGTCCTGCTAGTGACCCAAGCAGTAACGATCCGGGCCCTTCAACTTCAAAAGGTTGAGAAGAATCCAGGCGTTCTCCCTCTTAGAGAAGGAACCGCTATGATTACGTATGATAAGTGGATAGTAATTAAGACATtagatattaaacttattaaggaagaattagaatttaatatgCATAGGTATATAGAACTAAATAGAATAGTAGAATTACAGTTAAATACCAGTAGCCCTTCGTTAATATACTTCAATGATGTTAAGCTTCaagttaattatatgttaaatatcacaTTGAACAAATATTCAGAAATTGTACCAATTAATAGACAGAAAAGAGGACTCATTAATCCTTTGGGATCTCTAGTTAAAATGATAACAGGAAATTTGGATTACGATGATGCTATTAAATATgacaacttaataaaaaatgtaaaatctcGTGAACATTCTCTGGAAAAGAAAACTACTGTTATATCCGAAATGATAAGACTTGTTGCAAACtctactataaatattacaaacaatCTCGAACAATTAAGTGatgcaattaataaaattaataaaaatattaaagacatttcaattatttcacATGTTAACCAAATAACACATATCTATAATTCCTTCttacataattttcaaataatttacacaaaattgaccgagattgaaaacattttagcaTTCAGTAGAATGGGCGTATTACATCAAtctataattaatactaatgAACTCATTAATGTACTTAGAATCATAGAGAAAACAGATAAGctgatatttaaagtaattcctgaaaatattgtaagaaTTGAACAGTCCATGACATTGAAATCGTATTTTAAGAACAATGTTATTACTTTAGTATTAGAAATACCCTTAGTTAAGAaagaaacttatttttattataaaattgtacccTTACCTATCACCCAACCTGAAACAAACCTtaccttaataatattacccaAGTATCCTTACCTTATTGCGAAGGGGTTGAAAGCGAAATCGCTGTCGACACCATGTAAGAATATAGAAGAAGAAATATACCTCTGTGATGAGCTGCAGACCATGGTACCTGTTGAAGACACTTGTATCCTGGACCTGATGAAATATTCTCACAACGTCTCTTGCAAACAAATTCCAATAGAATTCGAAGAAATTAAAGTAGAACTTTTACAGATTAACCGATGGATAATCTACTCTAAATCACCTGTTGATCTGGTTAGAACCTgtgataatgaaattttacattacactCTCATAAATACTTACTTATTAACCATAGAAGATAAATGCCAATATAACATTGCAAATCACAATTTAAGAATACATAGCAGTAACGGTGAGAAGCTTATATCTCAAAAGCTGCCGCTAGTAAATTTACCTGAAAATTTGAAGATCAGTATCCAGAGCAACATTAATCCTGTTAAGCTGAATGGGGTTGatttaaccaatttaaaagtattatcatACGCCCTACAAAACAGTGAAAATCAAAGTGATAGTGTAGTGAAAACCAATAGTGTCAGTTTAGGGACAATAAttctatatgtaattttaattttaagtcttaTATCCTTTCTGGCatacaaaaagataaaaacatgtataatatttcaaggCCGAAACCATCCTCCGAAAAATTGTTCTTCAGATGATTTCGAGCTTAAGGAGGGAAAAGTTACAATGTCACACAGATACCCAAATAGCACCGTAAGCGTTAATGCAATCAATGCTTAG